A region of Nostoc sp. 'Peltigera membranacea cyanobiont' N6 DNA encodes the following proteins:
- the fabZ gene encoding 3-hydroxyacyl-ACP dehydratase FabZ, with protein sequence MSILTEVNTIDPTTSTELQTINETKIVSDIKTTFTSEEIQELLPHRYPFLLVDKIIDYVPGKKAVGVKNVTINEPQFQGHFPGRPLMPGVLIVEAMAQVGGIVLTQMSSVEGGLFVFAGIDKVRFRRQVVPGDQLVMTVELLWVKQRRFGKMQGRAEVDGQLACEGELMFSLVN encoded by the coding sequence ATGTCAATACTGACTGAAGTGAATACAATCGATCCGACTACATCTACTGAACTACAAACTATAAATGAGACTAAGATCGTTTCTGACATTAAAACAACTTTCACCTCTGAAGAAATTCAGGAATTGCTACCTCACCGCTACCCATTTTTACTTGTAGACAAAATAATTGACTACGTTCCAGGTAAAAAAGCAGTTGGTGTTAAAAATGTCACTATTAATGAACCCCAGTTTCAAGGACATTTCCCCGGTCGTCCACTGATGCCAGGGGTACTAATTGTGGAAGCAATGGCACAAGTTGGAGGCATTGTTCTCACTCAAATGTCTTCGGTAGAAGGCGGGCTATTTGTCTTTGCTGGTATCGATAAAGTTCGCTTTCGCCGCCAAGTTGTACCGGGGGATCAACTAGTAATGACGGTGGAACTGTTATGGGTAAAACAACGTCGTTTCGGTAAGATGCAAGGTCGTGCTGAAGTTGACGGTCAACTTGCTTGTGAAGGGGAATTAATGTTTTCTCTAGTCAACTAA
- the lpxB gene encoding lipid-A-disaccharide synthase produces the protein MRIFISTGEVSGDLQGSLLITALKRQAVAIGLELEIVALGGEKMVEVGAILLGNTSSIGSVGIQEGLPYILPTLQVQRRAIASLKQNPPDLVVLIDYMTPNLEIGTYMKRHLPDVPVVYYIAPQEWAWSLSLRRTNRIVGFTDKLLAIFPQEALYFREKGAKVTWVGHPLIDRMQDAPSRQAARATLGIAPEEIAIALLPASRHQELKYLLPIIFEAAQTLQAKLPEVHFWIPLSLEVYRQPIEEAIERYGLRATVLLGQQKEVFAAADLAISKSGTVNLELALLNVPQVVVYRLSPLTAWIARKILKGSIAFASPPNLVVMKPIVPEFLQEQATAENIIQAAMELLLNPSRRQQTLADYEEMRRSLGEVGVCDRAAQEILQMLPGIGTRDWGLGTGD, from the coding sequence ATGCGGATTTTTATCAGCACTGGCGAAGTATCTGGCGATTTACAAGGGTCGCTGCTAATTACAGCGCTGAAGCGTCAAGCTGTGGCGATTGGGTTGGAATTAGAGATTGTGGCGCTGGGTGGCGAAAAAATGGTGGAGGTTGGGGCAATTCTGCTGGGCAATACCAGTAGTATTGGCTCAGTGGGTATTCAAGAAGGGCTGCCTTATATTTTACCTACTCTCCAGGTGCAACGACGGGCGATCGCTTCCCTAAAGCAAAATCCACCTGACTTGGTGGTGTTGATCGATTATATGACTCCCAATCTAGAAATTGGGACTTATATGAAACGGCATCTGCCAGATGTGCCTGTGGTATATTACATTGCTCCTCAAGAGTGGGCTTGGTCATTAAGTTTGCGTAGAACTAACCGGATTGTTGGCTTTACAGATAAGCTGTTGGCAATTTTCCCACAAGAAGCCCTTTACTTTCGTGAGAAAGGGGCAAAAGTTACTTGGGTAGGGCATCCTTTGATTGACAGAATGCAAGACGCTCCCAGTCGCCAAGCAGCGCGTGCAACACTAGGGATTGCGCCAGAAGAAATTGCGATCGCACTTCTCCCCGCTTCTCGCCACCAAGAACTAAAATATCTTTTACCAATTATTTTTGAAGCTGCCCAAACTCTTCAAGCTAAATTACCGGAAGTTCATTTCTGGATTCCCTTATCTTTGGAAGTCTATAGACAGCCAATTGAAGAGGCTATTGAGCGTTACGGTTTGCGGGCGACAGTTTTATTAGGTCAACAAAAGGAAGTTTTTGCTGCGGCTGATTTAGCCATTAGTAAATCTGGTACCGTCAACCTAGAACTGGCCCTGTTAAATGTGCCGCAAGTTGTAGTTTATCGCCTAAGTCCCCTGACTGCTTGGATAGCTCGTAAAATACTTAAAGGTTCTATAGCCTTTGCATCGCCACCTAATTTAGTAGTGATGAAGCCAATTGTGCCAGAATTTTTACAAGAACAAGCTACAGCAGAGAATATTATCCAAGCCGCAATGGAACTGCTGCTCAATCCCAGTCGCAGACAGCAAACTTTAGCTGATTATGAAGAAATGCGGCGGAGTTTGGGAGAAGTTGGCGTGTGCGATCGCGCTGCTCAAGAAATTTTGCAAATGCTACCGGGGATAGGGACTAGGGACTGGGGACTGGGGACTGGGGACTAG
- the lpxA gene encoding acyl-ACP--UDP-N-acetylglucosamine O-acyltransferase yields MKTLIHPTAVIHPKSELHHTVQVGAYAVIGAHVKVGPETIIGAHAVLEGPCEIGAQNQIFTGAAIGMEPQDLKFVGEPTWVKIGDNNLIREYVTINRATGAGEATVIGDGNLLMAYVHVAHNCVIEDQVVIANSVALAGHVHIESRARLSGVLGVHQFVHIGRQAMVGGMARIDRDVAPYMLVEGNPARVRTLNLVGLKRSGMDSADLLVLKKAFRILYRSDLSFKDALEQLELLGDSEQLQHLRRFLLLSQMPGRRGLIPGKGKKGVSDES; encoded by the coding sequence TTGAAAACGCTAATTCATCCAACTGCTGTAATTCATCCGAAATCGGAACTCCACCATACAGTGCAAGTCGGTGCTTATGCTGTGATTGGAGCGCATGTAAAAGTGGGCCCTGAAACAATAATCGGCGCTCATGCTGTGTTAGAGGGGCCTTGTGAAATTGGGGCGCAAAATCAGATTTTTACAGGTGCAGCCATCGGTATGGAACCCCAGGATCTCAAGTTTGTGGGAGAACCAACTTGGGTCAAAATTGGTGATAACAACTTAATTCGTGAGTACGTTACCATTAACCGCGCTACCGGTGCTGGTGAAGCAACGGTAATTGGCGATGGTAACTTGCTGATGGCTTATGTCCATGTAGCTCATAATTGCGTAATTGAAGACCAGGTAGTGATTGCCAATTCTGTAGCATTGGCAGGTCATGTCCATATAGAGTCACGCGCTAGGCTAAGTGGGGTTTTAGGTGTCCACCAATTTGTGCATATTGGTAGACAGGCAATGGTGGGAGGTATGGCACGGATTGACCGGGATGTGGCCCCATATATGCTAGTGGAGGGAAATCCGGCGCGAGTGCGAACCCTCAACCTTGTTGGACTTAAACGGTCTGGTATGGATTCAGCAGATTTGCTTGTGCTGAAAAAAGCCTTCCGCATTCTCTACCGTTCTGATTTGTCCTTTAAGGATGCCTTGGAACAACTGGAATTGTTAGGGGATAGCGAACAATTGCAGCATCTGCGCCGTTTCTTGCTACTTTCTCAGATGCCAGGAAGGCGTGGCTTGATTCCTGGTAAGGGAAAAAAAGGCGTGAGTGATGAATCGTGA
- a CDS encoding ferrochelatase, with protein sequence MVATPEKVQHTHEHLSGKDRVAVLLMGYGEVESYEDFANYNEQALNLLTAKFAPVPTWIYPPLAKLLALFDRHEWGHTHHDFISPHNAIFEQQRAGIEKNLQEKWGDKVQVFKAFNFCAPFLPNQVLAEIKNQGFEKLLIYPLLVVDSIFTSGIAIEQVNNALVELTDGEEHWIKAQRYIPSFFNEPAYIDLMAHLVEEKIAELAGAYLPSQIGIVLMNHGCPHKAKGFTSGIAESEAMYELVRDKLINRYPLISVGWLNHDTPLIDWTQPNAEQAANNLIQLGAKVVIFMPIGFATENHETLLDVHHIIHALEKQHPGTNYVQMACVNDRPEFLSMVAQWADAHIAELLSEQALAVNPQLAGDRHHHHHHH encoded by the coding sequence GTGGTTGCCACGCCGGAAAAAGTACAACATACCCACGAGCATCTATCAGGTAAAGACCGTGTAGCCGTATTGCTCATGGGCTACGGCGAAGTCGAAAGCTACGAAGATTTCGCCAACTATAACGAACAGGCTTTAAATCTACTGACAGCAAAATTCGCACCAGTCCCAACCTGGATTTATCCGCCTCTGGCAAAGCTTTTGGCGCTATTTGACCGCCATGAGTGGGGACACACACACCACGATTTTATCTCCCCACACAATGCCATCTTTGAACAGCAGCGTGCTGGGATAGAGAAGAATTTACAAGAAAAATGGGGTGATAAAGTCCAAGTTTTCAAGGCTTTTAACTTTTGTGCCCCTTTTCTACCGAATCAAGTTTTGGCAGAAATCAAAAACCAAGGCTTTGAGAAGCTGCTGATTTACCCACTGCTGGTTGTTGATTCTATCTTTACCAGTGGGATTGCGATCGAGCAAGTTAACAATGCTCTCGTTGAGTTGACTGATGGTGAAGAACACTGGATTAAAGCACAGCGCTACATTCCTTCTTTCTTTAACGAACCAGCTTACATCGATTTGATGGCTCATCTGGTTGAAGAGAAAATTGCTGAATTAGCAGGAGCTTATCTACCTTCTCAAATCGGCATTGTGCTAATGAATCATGGCTGTCCCCATAAAGCGAAAGGCTTTACTTCTGGGATTGCCGAAAGTGAAGCAATGTACGAATTGGTTCGGGATAAGTTGATTAACCGCTATCCATTAATCTCGGTAGGTTGGCTCAATCATGACACGCCCTTAATTGATTGGACACAGCCAAATGCAGAGCAGGCGGCAAATAACCTGATTCAATTGGGTGCAAAAGTAGTAATTTTTATGCCAATTGGCTTTGCTACAGAAAACCACGAAACTTTATTGGATGTACATCACATCATCCACGCTTTAGAGAAACAGCATCCTGGTACGAACTACGTGCAAATGGCTTGCGTCAACGATCGCCCAGAATTTTTGTCAATGGTGGCTCAATGGGCTGATGCTCATATTGCAGAGTTGTTGTCAGAGCAAGCTTTGGCAGTTAATCCCCAACTCGCTGGCGATCGCCATCATCACCACCATCATCATTAA
- a CDS encoding DNA cytosine methyltransferase translates to MRKKRAIAVDLFAGAGGMTLGFEQAGFDVLASVEIDPIHCATHEFNFPYCSVLCKSVVDTTGEEIRSRSKIGDREIDVVICGSPCQGFSLIGKRVIDDPRNSLVFHFHRLVLELKPKFFVMENVRGITVGEHKQILQSLINEFEIYGYKVQQNYQILNAANYGVPQSRERLFLIGAREDVELPKYPQPITKQALPNNLTSKKKSSIPLSPTVWDAIKDLPEIEKYPELITRDWVLGEYEKPSNYACVLRGLKCLNDDYSYKREYDVRILSSSLRTKHSVETIKRFQETQQGEREKISRFYKLHPAGVCNTLRAGTDKYRGSFTSPRPIHPSTPRCITVREAARLHSYPDWFRFHVTKWHGFRQVGNSVPPLLAKAVATEIIRSLNVSPFKPSLRYKLGEEKLLQFNISQAAQYYQRDC, encoded by the coding sequence ATGAGAAAAAAAAGAGCGATCGCAGTTGATTTGTTCGCTGGTGCAGGCGGTATGACTCTTGGCTTTGAACAAGCTGGTTTTGACGTGTTAGCGTCTGTGGAAATTGACCCCATCCACTGTGCGACACATGAATTTAACTTCCCATATTGCTCAGTATTATGTAAAAGCGTTGTGGATACAACCGGAGAAGAAATTAGGAGTCGGTCTAAAATTGGCGATCGTGAAATTGATGTGGTCATTTGTGGCTCACCATGTCAAGGATTTTCTCTAATTGGTAAACGGGTTATTGACGATCCACGAAACTCTTTGGTATTTCACTTTCATCGGCTGGTTTTGGAGCTAAAACCGAAATTTTTTGTGATGGAAAATGTCCGGGGAATCACAGTTGGCGAACATAAACAAATTCTCCAATCTTTAATTAATGAGTTTGAAATTTACGGATATAAAGTACAACAAAACTACCAAATTCTCAACGCTGCAAATTATGGAGTACCACAGTCACGTGAGAGATTATTCCTCATAGGTGCAAGGGAAGATGTAGAGTTACCGAAATATCCTCAACCGATTACTAAACAAGCATTACCCAATAATTTAACTTCTAAAAAAAAATCTAGTATCCCATTGAGTCCTACAGTATGGGATGCAATTAAAGATTTACCTGAAATAGAAAAGTATCCTGAGTTAATAACAAGAGACTGGGTTCTAGGAGAATACGAAAAGCCTAGTAACTATGCTTGTGTACTTCGTGGTCTTAAATGCTTAAACGATGATTATTCTTATAAACGTGAATACGATGTGCGAATACTTTCTTCCAGTTTAAGAACAAAACATTCCGTGGAAACCATTAAACGTTTTCAGGAGACTCAACAAGGCGAGAGAGAAAAAATTAGTCGTTTTTATAAGCTGCATCCTGCTGGTGTCTGCAATACTTTAAGAGCCGGGACAGATAAGTATAGAGGTTCTTTCACATCTCCTAGACCAATTCATCCATCTACGCCTCGTTGTATTACGGTTAGGGAAGCGGCGAGATTACATTCTTACCCCGATTGGTTTAGATTTCATGTAACCAAATGGCACGGATTTCGTCAAGTTGGTAACTCTGTACCACCGCTACTAGCAAAGGCTGTGGCGACAGAAATTATTCGCAGTTTGAATGTTTCGCCTTTTAAGCCGAGTTTGCGATACAAGTTGGGAGAGGAAAAGCTACTACAGTTTAATATATCGCAAGCGGCACAATATTATCAACGTGACTGTTAA
- the lpxC gene encoding UDP-3-O-acyl-N-acetylglucosamine deacetylase, translated as MQQHTLAGEITQIGVGLHSGVNTQVRILPAEAGSGRYFVRVDLPDLPIIPAQVAAVNHTVLSTQLGKGEISVRTVEHLLAALSGMGVDNARIEIDGSEIPLLDGSASVWTANIAKVGLVSQPGKNQVPLAVTEPLWIYQGDAFVCALPAPETRFSYGIDFDLPAIGNQWYSWSLTSEPEKASASFAAEIAPARTFGLLHQIEHLQKTGLIKGGSLDNALVCGPDGWLNPPLRFANEPVRHKILDLVGDLSLLGTFPIAHFLAYKASHNLHLQLAQKILDFGF; from the coding sequence ATGCAACAGCACACTCTAGCAGGTGAAATCACCCAAATAGGGGTGGGATTGCATAGCGGTGTGAATACCCAGGTGCGGATACTACCAGCTGAGGCAGGAAGTGGACGCTACTTTGTGCGGGTGGATTTACCGGATTTGCCGATTATTCCAGCCCAAGTTGCGGCAGTTAATCACACTGTTCTCTCAACTCAGTTAGGCAAGGGTGAAATATCTGTTCGCACGGTAGAACATTTGTTGGCAGCGCTTTCGGGTATGGGTGTGGATAACGCCCGAATTGAAATTGACGGGTCAGAAATCCCGCTTCTAGATGGTTCAGCAAGTGTGTGGACAGCCAACATTGCCAAAGTAGGCTTAGTATCACAACCTGGTAAAAACCAAGTTCCCTTGGCTGTTACAGAACCCTTATGGATCTATCAAGGAGATGCCTTTGTATGTGCCCTCCCAGCACCAGAAACTCGCTTTAGTTACGGTATTGATTTTGACCTACCTGCCATTGGTAATCAATGGTATAGTTGGTCACTAACCAGTGAACCAGAAAAAGCTTCTGCTAGCTTTGCTGCGGAAATTGCTCCTGCCCGTACTTTTGGGTTACTGCATCAAATTGAACACTTACAAAAAACAGGGTTAATTAAAGGTGGTAGTTTGGATAATGCACTCGTTTGCGGGCCAGATGGCTGGCTAAATCCACCATTGAGATTTGCAAATGAGCCAGTCCGTCATAAAATCTTGGATTTAGTAGGAGATTTAAGCTTACTAGGAACTTTTCCTATTGCTCATTTCTTAGCGTATAAGGCCAGTCACAATTTACACCTTCAACTGGCTCAGAAAATTTTAGATTTTGGATTTTAG
- a CDS encoding DUF928 domain-containing protein produces the protein MKHRFWASYLLAALAFLPFEPVITNQVLATESVFELAQAKSAYTQYMQLGYNETRRRNYRKALLNFQQAERLRPGDRYATAAIRNVTSYIQRGKNRIAFVPGRPGRVRSAGTRGSCFQTGQNIIPLTPTDKEAQRTTAERPTLFFYIPQTSTTVQALEFVVRDDDSSDPLYKGTFKPVGQNGIVSVNIPANQPSLQIGKEYSWTFSMICDIGNRDKDSYVEGTIVRSQDENLSVELNQPNTDLDRAVLFATAGFWEDALRTLANLRRQRPNDPEVQKYWEDLLNSVEIKEVVNKPLLPCCTIQK, from the coding sequence ATGAAACATAGATTTTGGGCAAGCTATCTGCTTGCGGCTTTAGCATTTCTCCCCTTTGAGCCTGTGATTACTAATCAGGTTTTGGCAACAGAGTCGGTTTTTGAACTCGCACAAGCCAAATCTGCTTATACACAATATATGCAGCTTGGTTATAACGAAACTAGACGGAGAAACTATCGAAAAGCTTTATTGAATTTTCAGCAAGCAGAGCGGCTACGTCCTGGAGATAGGTATGCTACTGCTGCAATTAGAAATGTTACAAGTTACATTCAACGTGGTAAAAATCGTATTGCCTTCGTTCCCGGTAGACCTGGTAGGGTAAGGTCAGCAGGAACACGAGGAAGTTGCTTTCAAACTGGACAAAATATCATTCCCCTGACACCAACAGATAAGGAAGCTCAACGAACCACAGCAGAGCGTCCCACATTATTTTTCTATATTCCTCAAACTTCTACAACCGTGCAAGCATTAGAATTTGTTGTGCGGGATGATGATAGCTCTGACCCATTGTATAAGGGAACTTTCAAACCTGTTGGGCAGAATGGTATTGTTAGTGTAAATATACCTGCGAATCAGCCATCTTTACAAATCGGTAAAGAGTATAGTTGGACTTTTTCAATGATTTGTGATATTGGCAACCGCGATAAAGACTCTTATGTAGAAGGTACAATAGTGCGATCGCAAGATGAAAACCTATCTGTTGAGCTAAACCAACCAAATACAGACTTGGATCGTGCAGTTCTATTTGCAACGGCTGGATTTTGGGAAGATGCTTTAAGAACTTTAGCTAATTTACGCCGCCAACGTCCTAACGATCCCGAAGTTCAAAAATATTGGGAAGATTTGTTGAATTCAGTAGAAATTAAAGAAGTTGTAAACAAGCCTTTATTGCCCTGTTGTACTATTCAGAAATAA
- the ftsH gene encoding ATP-dependent zinc metalloprotease FtsH, giving the protein MTNLGKKALVKRQSSKRVAWVGAIAASLIMLPGIFGSTPVLAQKADSSSTSSSSLNYGDLLKKAKAGEVQKVELDETEQVARVYLKGQKENTPPQQVRLLAQNTELINILKDKNVEFGEVSSANSRAAVGLLINLMWILPLVALMLLFLRRSTNASSQAMNFGKSKARFQMEAKTGVKFEDVAGVEEAKEDLEEVVTFLKQPERFTAVGARIPKGVLLIGPPGTGKTLLAKAIAGEAGVPFFSISGSEFVEMFVGVGASRVRDLFKKAKENAPCLIFIDEIDAVGRQRGAGIGGGNDEREQTLNQLLTEMDGFEGNTGIIIIAATNRPDVLDTALLRPGRFDRQVMVDPPDLKGRLEILKVHARNKKIDPSVSLEAIARRTPGFTGADLANLLNEAAILTARRRKEAVTLLEIDAAVDRVVAGMEGTALVDSKSKRLIAYHEVGHALVGTLLKDHDPVQKVTLIPRGQALGLTWFTPNEEQGLISRSQLKSRITATLGGRAAEEIVFGKPEVTTGASNDLQQVTGMARQMVTRFGMSELGPLSLENQSGEVFLGRDWMNKSDYSEEIAAKIDSQVREIVNNSYIRAKELLEENRIVLERLVDLLIEEETIEGDSFRQIVADNAQVADTKLAVPHSH; this is encoded by the coding sequence ATGACAAATTTGGGAAAAAAAGCATTGGTAAAAAGGCAGTCATCAAAGCGCGTTGCTTGGGTTGGTGCAATCGCAGCTAGCTTGATTATGTTACCAGGAATTTTCGGGAGTACCCCCGTCTTGGCACAAAAAGCAGATAGTAGCTCTACCTCTAGTAGCTCTCTAAACTATGGTGATTTGCTCAAAAAAGCGAAGGCGGGAGAAGTTCAAAAAGTAGAGCTTGACGAAACCGAACAGGTAGCCAGGGTTTATCTCAAAGGGCAAAAGGAGAATACGCCACCGCAACAAGTGAGACTTCTGGCACAAAACACAGAGTTAATTAACATACTCAAAGATAAGAATGTTGAGTTTGGCGAGGTTTCCTCTGCTAACAGTCGAGCTGCTGTTGGGCTGTTGATTAATCTCATGTGGATTTTGCCACTGGTGGCTTTAATGCTATTGTTCCTCCGACGCTCTACTAATGCTTCGAGCCAAGCGATGAATTTCGGCAAATCCAAAGCTCGTTTCCAAATGGAAGCCAAAACCGGAGTTAAATTTGAAGATGTCGCCGGGGTTGAAGAAGCTAAAGAAGACCTGGAAGAAGTTGTTACTTTCTTGAAACAACCAGAAAGATTTACGGCTGTAGGCGCACGCATTCCCAAAGGAGTGCTGTTAATTGGTCCTCCTGGTACTGGTAAAACTTTACTAGCAAAAGCGATCGCAGGTGAAGCAGGTGTCCCATTCTTCAGTATTTCCGGTTCGGAATTTGTGGAAATGTTCGTTGGCGTGGGTGCATCTCGCGTCCGTGACCTCTTCAAGAAAGCCAAAGAGAATGCTCCATGTCTAATATTTATCGATGAAATTGACGCAGTAGGTAGACAACGGGGTGCTGGTATCGGCGGCGGTAACGACGAGCGCGAACAAACTCTCAACCAGCTGCTCACGGAAATGGATGGTTTTGAAGGTAACACAGGCATCATTATTATTGCCGCTACTAACCGCCCAGATGTATTAGATACAGCGTTACTCAGACCGGGACGCTTTGACAGACAAGTGATGGTCGATCCACCGGATCTCAAAGGGCGACTGGAAATTTTGAAAGTTCACGCCCGGAATAAGAAAATTGACCCTAGCGTATCATTAGAAGCGATCGCTCGTCGCACTCCTGGTTTTACCGGCGCAGACTTAGCCAACTTACTCAATGAAGCTGCCATTCTGACTGCGAGGAGACGGAAAGAAGCTGTCACCCTTTTAGAAATTGATGCGGCTGTGGATAGAGTCGTTGCAGGTATGGAAGGTACTGCATTGGTAGACAGCAAGAGCAAGCGCTTGATTGCCTATCATGAAGTTGGACATGCTTTAGTGGGCACATTGCTCAAAGACCATGACCCTGTGCAGAAAGTTACACTCATTCCACGCGGACAAGCACTGGGATTAACTTGGTTTACTCCTAACGAAGAACAAGGGTTGATTTCCCGTTCCCAACTCAAATCCAGGATTACTGCTACCCTGGGTGGTCGCGCCGCCGAGGAAATTGTTTTTGGTAAGCCAGAAGTTACCACAGGTGCAAGTAACGACTTGCAACAGGTGACAGGGATGGCGCGGCAGATGGTGACACGCTTTGGCATGTCAGAATTAGGCCCATTGTCCCTAGAAAATCAGAGTGGAGAGGTATTTTTAGGACGCGACTGGATGAATAAATCAGACTATTCTGAAGAAATTGCCGCCAAAATTGATTCACAGGTACGTGAAATTGTCAACAATTCCTATATCAGAGCAAAAGAACTGTTGGAAGAAAACCGCATAGTTTTGGAGCGTTTAGTAGATTTGTTAATAGAAGAGGAAACAATTGAAGGTGATTCATTCCGCCAAATTGTTGCTGATAATGCCCAAGTAGCGGATACAAAATTAGCTGTACCTCATTCTCATTAG
- a CDS encoding NADPH-dependent FMN reductase, whose amino-acid sequence MVRIVGIGGSLRSNSYTQLALEVAVQRVEALGAEVEILDLRQLQLPFCTGAKEYLEYPDVKRLQDTVSQSDGLILATPEYHGGVSGVLKNALDLMSFEQLSDKVTGLISVLGGQSNSNALNELRLIVRWVHGWVIPEQIAIGQAWGAFNPEGKLLDEKLSQRFDEFAQSLVDNTRKLRGVN is encoded by the coding sequence ATGGTGAGAATTGTTGGTATTGGTGGTAGTTTAAGATCAAACTCCTATACACAGCTTGCTTTAGAAGTAGCAGTGCAAAGGGTAGAAGCCCTTGGTGCAGAGGTAGAAATTCTTGATTTAAGACAGTTGCAGTTACCGTTTTGCACTGGCGCAAAGGAGTATCTAGAGTACCCAGATGTTAAACGGTTACAGGATACTGTTAGCCAGTCAGATGGATTAATTTTAGCCACACCTGAGTATCACGGTGGGGTTAGTGGTGTCCTGAAAAATGCTCTAGATTTAATGAGCTTTGAGCAACTGTCTGATAAAGTTACAGGACTAATCAGCGTATTGGGCGGTCAGTCCAATAGTAACGCTTTAAATGAACTACGGTTAATTGTCCGATGGGTTCATGGTTGGGTGATTCCAGAACAAATTGCGATCGGGCAAGCTTGGGGTGCATTCAATCCTGAAGGCAAGCTATTAGATGAAAAACTTTCTCAAAGATTTGATGAATTTGCTCAGAGTTTAGTTGATAACACTCGCAAACTGCGGGGTGTGAATTAG